A window of Aeromicrobium sp. Sec7.5 genomic DNA:
CGGGCGCACTCGCGGGCGCCGTAGAGCATCGACGTCGCCTCGGTGTGGTGGTTGAGCCGGCGCTCGCCCCAGTAGTCCATGACCATCGCGAGATCGAAGTAGTTCGACGCGATCCGGACGCCACGGTCGACGTCCTCGTCGGTCGCGATGCCGGCCTCGACGTGACGCCGGGCCTCGATGACCGCGACCGCACGGTCCGACAGGGTGATCGGCGCACTGCCCGACGGCCCACCGAGGCACTTCTGCAGGCCCGCCGTCACGACGTCGAGCCCCCACTCGTCCGTCCGGAGATCGTTGCCACCGATCGAGGCCGTCGCGTCGCAGTAGAGCAGGGCATCGTGTCGAGCACAGATCTCACCGAGGTCGGCGAGCGGCTGGCACATCGTCGTCGCGGTGTCGCCCTGCACGATCGCCACCACCTTCGGTCGGACCCGGCGGACGGCATCCTCGACCTGCTCGGGCGCGAACACCTCGCCCCAGGGCACCTCGATCGTGTGCACCTCGGCGGCGCAGCGCTCGGCGATCTCGGTCAGGAGGTGGCCGAACCGGCCGAACACCGGGACCAGCACCCGGTCGCCCGGTTCCAGGAGCGAGACGAGGGCGGCCTCGATGCCGGCGCGCGAGGTCCCGTCGACCAGGAACGTCTGCTGGTTGGCCGTCGCGAAGACCTCGCGGTAGAGCGCCATCGCCTCGCTCATGTAGGTCGTCATGGCGGGGTCGTACTGACCGATCAAGGACGCCGACATCGCGCGGAGGACCCGCGGATCGGCGTCGACGGGGCCCGGGCCCATCAGCAGCCGAGGCGGGGGGTTGACCTGATCAAACGCCATGACTCGTCTCCCGCATCCGCTCGCTCATGCCCTCACCAGCTCCCGCCCGTACGTGTGGTCGACCCGGTCGACGTCGATGGCATTGCCCCGCACGACCGATCGCGTGACGCGACCGCCGTAGCGGATGCCGTCGTACGCCGAGATCGGGTTGCGGTGCGCCAACCGGGTCGCCTCGATCCGGAACTCGGCACCGGAGTCGTACACCGCGAGATCGGCATCGGCGCCGATCTCGATCCGACCCTTGCGCTCGAGCCCGACCAGGTCGGCGGTGTTGCGCGACATCCAGCGGCTCAGGCTCTCCAGACCGACCGCCCGCCGACGCGCCTCCTGCGCGAGCACGCTGAAGCCGACCTGCAGCCCCGAGACGCCACCCCACGCCTGCTGCAGGTCGCCTCCACCGCGCTGCTTCTCCTCGACCGTGGCGGGCGAGTGGTCACTGACGATGCAGTCGATGATCCCGTCCCGCAGCGCCTGCCAGAGCGCCTCACGGTTGCCGCTGTCGCGGATCGGCGGACAGCACTTGAACTGCGGCGCCGCGTCGGGAATCGTCTCGGCGGCGAAGCTGAGGTAGTGCGGGCACGTCTCCACCGTGACCCGGAGGCCCTCCGCCCTGGCGTCGGCGATCAGGTCGAGGGCCCGAGCACTCGACAGGTGCAGGATGTGGACCCGCGCCCCGGTCTCGCGGGCACCGTCGAGCACCTGCTGGATCGCCGCGGTCTCGGCCGTGTCAGGTCGCGACAGCACGAAGTCGCGGTAGGACCGGCTGGGCTGCGCGGGAGCCTCGGCCAGCACGGCGGCATCCTCGGCGTGCACGATCATCAACCCGTCGAAGCGGGCGATCTCCCGGAGCGCCGCGATGAACTGTCCTGGGTCGAGGGGTGGGAACTCGTCGACGCCGCTGTCGGCGAGGAAGCACTTGAAGCCGAACACGCCGGCGTCCCAGAGCGGCTCGAGGTCGCCGACGTTGCCCGGCACCGCTCCGCCCCAGTAGCCGACGTCGACCATGAGCTGTCCGGCGGCGGCCTCTCGCTTGAGCCGCAGGTGCTCGACCGTCGTGGTCGGCGGGATGCTGTTGAGCGGCATGTCGAGCAAGGTCGTCGCGCCACCGAGCGCCGCCGCCTCCGTGGCGGAGGAGAATCCTTCCCACGTCGTGCGCCCCGGCTCGTTGATGTGGACGTGGGTGTCGACGATGCCCGGGACGACGTAGGCCGAGTCGGGGACCCGGAGCACTACGCCGTCGGGCGCGTCCTCGTACGCCCCGATCTCGCCGATCGTGCCGCGGACGAGGTGCAGGGTCGCCGGCACGAAGGTGCCGCCGACCAGGACGCGCTGGGCCTGGACCGCGTCGAGCCGCATCAGCAGAACCCGGCGACGGTGGCCCACGCGGCCGGCGCCGGCGGCGCGCCCTCGCGCTGGACCGTGGCCTGGATCAGGCCGTACGGACGGTCCGCGGCGAAGAACACCTCGCCGGGGTTGTCGAGTCCGAACGGCTCGAGGTCGACCAGGAAGTGGTGCTTGTTGGGGCAGGAGAGGACGACCTCGCCGATGTCGTCGAAGGCCTCCAGCACGGCGGCGCCCATCGCGTAGATCGTCTGCTGCAGGGCGAGCGAGTGGACCGAGGCGAACGTCTCGAGCATGAGGTCGCGGACCTCGAGGTATCGCGCGTCGTAGTCGACGGTCGACGAGGTGTAGCGCCACCACGCCGTGACCGACGTCGCGAGGATGCGGTCGTCGGTCTCGGCCAGGGTCGTGTACCGGTCCCGCGGGAAGCCGCCGAACTCCGAGCCGGTCGACTTCAGCACGGTGCAGTCGGTGAAACCCGACACGACGTGGGTCTCGTCGCCGTCGAGCTGGACGACGGTCCGGCGCACCTCGCCGCCGGCCCTGGCGAAGGCGTGGTCGTGCGGGGAGCCAGCCACCGCGATGCGGTCCCAGGGGTGCTGCTCGGCCTCCCACCGGCCACCCGTGACCCACGGGAAGTCGTCGGTGAAGTGCCGTCCGAGACGGATCAGGAACTCCTCGGGTGCCCCGATGCCGTCGCGGGCGTACGCGTAGATCGTGTTCTTCTGGGTGTCGGTCGCGACGACCTGGCTGTTGTCCCCGTCGGTGTGGCACGCGGCGAAGTCCCCCCGCAGCTGCGACGTGACCGTGAGGTCGGTGATGCGGTGGACCGGGGTCTCCCGGTCGATCCGGACGAGCCGGCACTCGGCCTTGCCGTACTGGTTCGCCCCGAGGACGATGTCGCCGTCGGCCATGTCAGCTCCCTCGGTAGGTCGTGTACGCGAAGGGGCTCAGCAGCAGGGCGAGGTGCACGTGCTCGGAGCCCTCGGTCAGCTCGGCCGTCACCTCGACGACCGGGAAGAACGTCTCCCGTCCAGCTGCGGCGAACCACGGTCCCGTCGCGAACCGCACCCGGAGGACGCCTGCACCCGGTGCCGAGCCCCACGCGACACGGCCGTCGGGGTCGGTCACGGCGCTCTCAAGGACGACGTCGCCCTCGAGCAGGTCGACGGCCAGTCCGCTGGCGGGAGCGCCCCGGGCGGCGTCGAGGACGTGGGTGGACAGGCTCGGCATCAGGCGAACGTCCCCTCGAGTCGAAGCAGCGCGATCTGGCGGAGCTCGTCGGCGGCGACCTCGATCTCGGTGGCGTCGTCGTGGTCGAGCCGCGCGGTGAGGTTCTCGAGGATCTCCGGCGCTGTTCGACCCCTCGCCCGGACCAGGAAGACCCGGCCGAACCGGTGCTCGTACGCGGCGTTGCCCGCGGCGAGCGCGAGGTCGACGTCGTCGGCGCGGTCACCGATCGATGCCTGCTCGGCCCGCGACAGGTCCTGCTCGGCGCCGGTCCCGGCCACCTGCTCCCCGATGCGGGGATGGTGCACGAGCGCACGGTCGACGTCGCTGGCGGTCCAGGTCCGGGCCTCGGCGTCGGCCAGGGCGAGCAGGGTCTCGAGGTCCGGATAGGGCCGTCCCTCGACGATGGCGCCGACCCAGCCCGGGACGTCCGCCCACGGCCGCACGACGCCCGCGGCCGCCTCGGCCGACAGGGTGTTGAACGCGCTCAGCTCCACGTCGCGAAACGCTAGGCCCCGGATGTTGCCGACGCTGGCACGCGCGTTTCACTGGCGTTAAGAGTGGATCCCCACCCGTTGGGTGCGTCGATACCGCTCGTCCGGCGGGCCGCTGCGTCTCAGTCAGCGAGGGCGTGCGCCAGGTCGATCAGCGCACGGTCGCTCCCGGCCGGGCCGACGAGGGACAGCCCGGCCGGCAGCCGATCCCCGGTCTCGACCGGGACCGAGACGACCGGCAGTCCACCGATCCCGGCGATGCACGTCAGCAGCATCGTCGCGCGCCGGACCTCGTCCAGACCCGCGGTGGCGAGCGCCGAGGGGGCGACGGAGGAGGCCGACGGCAGGAGCAGGACCCGCCCCGCGAGTCGGTCGCGGATCTGGTCGCGGACCTCGTCGACCACCGCCCGGGCGGCCGCGAGCGCTGACGGCGTCACGGTCGCGGCGACCTCGAAGCGGGAACGGATGTCGGGTCCGAGCCCGTCGAGCCTTCCTTCGAGCCACGCTCCGTGGCTCGCCCACGCCTCCCCCGCCTGCACGACCCGGAAGGCCTCCAGCCAGGTCGGCAGGTCCGACACGGGCCAGTCGAGGTCGACGGCGCCGGCCGTGCGGGGCTCGACCGCGTCCCGGACGTCCGGGGTGGCGAGCTCCCACAGCCCACTCGCGGTGACGAGGTCGCCCGGCACCGCCGTGTCCTCCGGCAGCAGCACCGCGCCGACACCCGCGAGCAGGTCAGGCCCGCGCGTCAGCCAGCCGACGGTGTCGAAGCTCGGCGCCAGCGGCAGCAGGCCGGCGGCCGACACGGCGCCGTGGGTGGGCCGGATCCCCCACAGCCCTTGATAGGCCGCGGGAACCCGGATCGAGCCCCCGGTGTCGGTGCCGAGGCCGATCGTCGCGTGCCCGAGCGACACCGCGGAGGCCGGGCCCGACGTCGAACCGCCGCTGATCCGGTGCGGCGCCCGCGGGTTGGGCGGTGTGCCGTAGTGCGGGTTGGTGCCGGCCAGGCTGTAGGCGAGCTCGTCGGTGCGAGCCAGCCCGCGCAGCGATGCGCCAGCGCCCAGCAGCGCGTCGACGGCCGCCGCGTTCTCGTTCTCGACGGGTGCGGACTCGAGCCACGTCGGGTTGCCGGCGCCGATGCGTTGACCGGCGACGGCGAACAGGTCCTTGACCGCCACGGTCTCGCCGCCGAGCGGACCGGTGCCGGTCGGCGGGACGAGCGGGTCGCCGACGACTCGCCACACGCGTCGGTCGAGGGCGGGAGCCGAGCCGGCGACGTGCGCCGCCGTCACGGCCCAGGCGGTGCCGTCGTGCCGCCACAGCTGGGTCTGCTGGCCGCGTCCGCCGGTGGCGAGCTCCGTGACCGCGACGACCAGGGCGTGCCGATCGTCGATCTCCTGCACGTGCGTCGCGACGATGCGGCGAGCGGGAGCGCCGCCCCGGGACCCGCGGAAGGCACTGATCGCGTCATGACCCACGAGGAGACCGCCGGCATCGCCCCGCAGGGTCGTCGCGTACGCCGCGAACAACCGGTCGAGCGCCTCGAGGTCGTTCGCCATCAGCGCCCGCTCGTACTCCCAGAACGCTGCGGTCAGGCCGCTCCGCAGCGACACCCGCGCGACCTCGCTCATGCGAAGTCGCTCTTGCGGATCGTCGCGTGCACGCCCTTGACGACATCGACGACCTGGCTGATGCGGAAGTCCGTCGCCGCCGAGAGGTAGGCGTAGGCATGTCGGGGGTCCATGCCGAATCGCGCCTGCAGCAGGGCGATGGCCGCCCGCACGCAGTGCTGCACCGCGACGTCGAGATCGAGGTCGAGGCCGGTCGGCACGAGGTACTCGGCCGTCTCGGCCACGGGCCCGACGAGCTCCCCGAACGCTGCCAGCGCGTCCTCGCGGGCGATGACCTCGAACCCCACCCGGACGCGCAGCGACGCCTCCATCGCGGTCAGGGCCACCTCACCGTCACCCTGCGCGAAGTGCGGGTCGCCGACGTAGGCGAGCGCACCCGCCACCTGGACAGGGAGGTACAGGGTCGAGCCCGAGGTCAGGAGGTTGATGTCGAGATTCCCGCCGAACGGGCCCGGAGGAACCGAGTGCGGGCGCTCCGAACCCGCGACGGCGACCCCCATCGTGCCCAGGAAGGGGTGCAGGTCGAAGGCCACCGTGCGCTCGGATCCGGGTGCGACCGGAAGCACCCCGACGGCGCGACCGTCGCGCTCACCGACGGAGCAGAACACGCTGAACACCTCGCCGTCCTGGGGGAACTCCCCGGGGAGCGCACCCTTGCCGTGCCGGTTCGACACGACGCCGTAGGGCACCCGCGGCACCGTCTCGAGGACGTGCATCGCGATCAGGTCCCCGACCTCGGCACCCGCGACCTCGATCGGACCGGTCACGACGTGCGGGCCGTCGACGCCCCACGTCCGCGGGTGGTCGGACGCCGCCAGCGCGACGGCATCCTCGAGGACCTCGCCGTCGCCCACGCCGTGCGACCCGAAGAACGCGAGCGGGTCGCGACCCTGGTCCTCCAGGATCCCCTCGTGGCTGATCGTGTCGATCACGACCTGGCTGCCGCTCTCGACCGACAGCACCGGAGCGTCCGCTTCGCACGGCAGGCGCCCCCAGCGCACGTGCTCGGGGGTCGAGGCCAGGTAGGTCGCACCGACGGGGACCGCCGTGCCGGGCTGGAGGATCATCGCGTCAGCGTAGGACTCCCATGTCACAGTCCCGTGACGTGAACGGCACACGCGGACTCCACCATCGACGGTGTGATCACCCGCCTCAGGGCCGTCCCGGCCGAACGCCTTCACCTCGCCCTGATGCTGGCCCTGACCTTCTCGACGGGCGTGGTCGACGCCGTCGGGTACCTCGGACTGGACCGGGTCTTCACCGGCAACATGACCGGCAACATCGTGATCCTGGGCATGGGCCTGACGGGGGCGGACGACCTGCCGGTCCTCGGTCCCGCGCTCGCACTGGTCGGATTCATGGTCGGGGCCGCGACGGGCGGGCGCGTGCTGCGCCGTGCCCCGTCGGGGTGGTCCGGACGGACCACGACCCTCGTCGCCCTGGTCGGCACCGTCATGGCGGCCGGTGGCACGCTGCTGCTGGTGCTCCCGTCGGACCCCGACCCAGCGACGACCGTCGTGATCACGACGGTGCTCGGCGCGGCGATGGGGATCCAGGCCGCCACCGCGCGACGCATCGCGGTCAAGGACGTCACGACGGTCGTCGTCACCTCCACCGTCACCGCGCTCGCGGCCGACTCCAAGCTCGGGTCCGGACAGGGCGGCGGAAGCGCGCGCCGGGCGACCGCCGTCGGGCTGATCCTGCTCGGTGCCCTGGTCGGCGCCGCCGCGCTCGAGCTACAGCTCGGCGCCGGGTTGTGGGTCGCGGCAGCGATCACCCTGGCGGTCGCACTCACGGGCCACCTGCACGCGCTCCGCCGGAGCGGATGAGTGGTTCAGGCCGGCTGCGAGGAGCCGGGATCGTCCGGGGGGTCCGACTGGAAGATCTCGGTCAGGCCAGCCAGCTTGAGCGCCGCCTGGACGCGTCGCGAGGGCTCCACCACGACCGACAGCCCCAGGGCGTCGGCATGGCGCCGGATCGCCACGAGGGCGCTGATGCCCGACGAGTCCACGAAGCCCACGCCCGTCATGTCGATGACGGGTGACTTCGGGTGCGCCGCGATCTCGTCACAGGCGTAGTCCCGGAACGTCTCGGCGGTCAGGAGGTCGATGTCACCGGCCACCTTGACGGTCGTGTGGCGGTCGCTCACCTCGACCTCGAGCACCAGATCAGGCTGCTCCATGAAATCCTCACGATCGGCTCGACGTCGCCCG
This region includes:
- a CDS encoding pyridoxal-phosphate-dependent aminotransferase family protein, whose amino-acid sequence is MAFDQVNPPPRLLMGPGPVDADPRVLRAMSASLIGQYDPAMTTYMSEAMALYREVFATANQQTFLVDGTSRAGIEAALVSLLEPGDRVLVPVFGRFGHLLTEIAERCAAEVHTIEVPWGEVFAPEQVEDAVRRVRPKVVAIVQGDTATTMCQPLADLGEICARHDALLYCDATASIGGNDLRTDEWGLDVVTAGLQKCLGGPSGSAPITLSDRAVAVIEARRHVEAGIATDEDVDRGVRIASNYFDLAMVMDYWGERRLNHHTEATSMLYGARECARLLVAEGMAAAVDRHRLHGAAMLAGVGGLGLQVFGDLAHKMNNVVAVHIPDGIDGDAARGAMLTDYGIEIGTSFGPLHGKVWRIGTMGHNARRDAVMVTLAALEQVLRAGGTPITAGGGVAAAAEVYASEGA
- the allB gene encoding allantoinase AllB — protein: MRLDAVQAQRVLVGGTFVPATLHLVRGTIGEIGAYEDAPDGVVLRVPDSAYVVPGIVDTHVHINEPGRTTWEGFSSATEAAALGGATTLLDMPLNSIPPTTTVEHLRLKREAAAGQLMVDVGYWGGAVPGNVGDLEPLWDAGVFGFKCFLADSGVDEFPPLDPGQFIAALREIARFDGLMIVHAEDAAVLAEAPAQPSRSYRDFVLSRPDTAETAAIQQVLDGARETGARVHILHLSSARALDLIADARAEGLRVTVETCPHYLSFAAETIPDAAPQFKCCPPIRDSGNREALWQALRDGIIDCIVSDHSPATVEEKQRGGGDLQQAWGGVSGLQVGFSVLAQEARRRAVGLESLSRWMSRNTADLVGLERKGRIEIGADADLAVYDSGAEFRIEATRLAHRNPISAYDGIRYGGRVTRSVVRGNAIDVDRVDHTYGRELVRA
- the pucL gene encoding factor-independent urate hydroxylase codes for the protein MADGDIVLGANQYGKAECRLVRIDRETPVHRITDLTVTSQLRGDFAACHTDGDNSQVVATDTQKNTIYAYARDGIGAPEEFLIRLGRHFTDDFPWVTGGRWEAEQHPWDRIAVAGSPHDHAFARAGGEVRRTVVQLDGDETHVVSGFTDCTVLKSTGSEFGGFPRDRYTTLAETDDRILATSVTAWWRYTSSTVDYDARYLEVRDLMLETFASVHSLALQQTIYAMGAAVLEAFDDIGEVVLSCPNKHHFLVDLEPFGLDNPGEVFFAADRPYGLIQATVQREGAPPAPAAWATVAGFC
- the uraH gene encoding hydroxyisourate hydrolase, encoding MPSLSTHVLDAARGAPASGLAVDLLEGDVVLESAVTDPDGRVAWGSAPGAGVLRVRFATGPWFAAAGRETFFPVVEVTAELTEGSEHVHLALLLSPFAYTTYRGS
- the uraD gene encoding 2-oxo-4-hydroxy-4-carboxy-5-ureidoimidazoline decarboxylase gives rise to the protein MELSAFNTLSAEAAAGVVRPWADVPGWVGAIVEGRPYPDLETLLALADAEARTWTASDVDRALVHHPRIGEQVAGTGAEQDLSRAEQASIGDRADDVDLALAAGNAAYEHRFGRVFLVRARGRTAPEILENLTARLDHDDATEIEVAADELRQIALLRLEGTFA
- a CDS encoding amidase, which encodes MSEVARVSLRSGLTAAFWEYERALMANDLEALDRLFAAYATTLRGDAGGLLVGHDAISAFRGSRGGAPARRIVATHVQEIDDRHALVVAVTELATGGRGQQTQLWRHDGTAWAVTAAHVAGSAPALDRRVWRVVGDPLVPPTGTGPLGGETVAVKDLFAVAGQRIGAGNPTWLESAPVENENAAAVDALLGAGASLRGLARTDELAYSLAGTNPHYGTPPNPRAPHRISGGSTSGPASAVSLGHATIGLGTDTGGSIRVPAAYQGLWGIRPTHGAVSAAGLLPLAPSFDTVGWLTRGPDLLAGVGAVLLPEDTAVPGDLVTASGLWELATPDVRDAVEPRTAGAVDLDWPVSDLPTWLEAFRVVQAGEAWASHGAWLEGRLDGLGPDIRSRFEVAATVTPSALAAARAVVDEVRDQIRDRLAGRVLLLPSASSVAPSALATAGLDEVRRATMLLTCIAGIGGLPVVSVPVETGDRLPAGLSLVGPAGSDRALIDLAHALAD
- a CDS encoding acetamidase/formamidase family protein, producing MILQPGTAVPVGATYLASTPEHVRWGRLPCEADAPVLSVESGSQVVIDTISHEGILEDQGRDPLAFFGSHGVGDGEVLEDAVALAASDHPRTWGVDGPHVVTGPIEVAGAEVGDLIAMHVLETVPRVPYGVVSNRHGKGALPGEFPQDGEVFSVFCSVGERDGRAVGVLPVAPGSERTVAFDLHPFLGTMGVAVAGSERPHSVPPGPFGGNLDINLLTSGSTLYLPVQVAGALAYVGDPHFAQGDGEVALTAMEASLRVRVGFEVIAREDALAAFGELVGPVAETAEYLVPTGLDLDLDVAVQHCVRAAIALLQARFGMDPRHAYAYLSAATDFRISQVVDVVKGVHATIRKSDFA
- a CDS encoding YoaK family protein, which encodes MITRLRAVPAERLHLALMLALTFSTGVVDAVGYLGLDRVFTGNMTGNIVILGMGLTGADDLPVLGPALALVGFMVGAATGGRVLRRAPSGWSGRTTTLVALVGTVMAAGGTLLLVLPSDPDPATTVVITTVLGAAMGIQAATARRIAVKDVTTVVVTSTVTALAADSKLGSGQGGGSARRATAVGLILLGALVGAAALELQLGAGLWVAAAITLAVALTGHLHALRRSG
- a CDS encoding STAS domain-containing protein translates to MEQPDLVLEVEVSDRHTTVKVAGDIDLLTAETFRDYACDEIAAHPKSPVIDMTGVGFVDSSGISALVAIRRHADALGLSVVVEPSRRVQAALKLAGLTEIFQSDPPDDPGSSQPA